The following proteins are co-located in the Longimicrobium sp. genome:
- a CDS encoding PLP-dependent aminotransferase family protein — MTDTLAPNPGAAPGPGIEGSLAGWARTIAPSALREILPMLTRPGLLSFALGMPAAELLPGEAYVQATRRVLDGGALPLQYGVPHAALKRQIVEMMAERGVDCTEEQVFLTTGAQQGMSLLARLLLEQGGQVAVEAAVYDGIHAAVRPQSPQILTVPSDAEGIDVDALEAMLEAGARPAFVYVIPDGHNPLGVSMSLERRVRLAELARRWEVPLVEDDAYGFLRYDDAALPALRAIDPEWVLYVGSFSKIFAPGVRVGWIVAPQALVSILSILKHGSDLDVTTTAQRTLSAFLDAGALPEHLARVRAEYRARRDAMLAAMEHCFPKSVSWTVPQAGMFVWVTLPPGKDAVELLRRAVDEEQVAFVPGAAFCAHDPGQAARCMRLCFASMPVERIEEGIARLGRLLGGTIRIGAVPLV; from the coding sequence ATGACGGACACCCTGGCACCGAACCCCGGTGCCGCGCCCGGCCCCGGCATCGAGGGCTCGCTGGCGGGCTGGGCGCGCACCATCGCGCCGTCGGCGCTGCGCGAGATCCTGCCCATGCTCACGCGCCCGGGGCTGCTCTCCTTCGCGCTGGGCATGCCCGCCGCCGAGCTCCTTCCCGGCGAGGCGTACGTGCAGGCCACCCGCCGCGTGCTGGACGGCGGCGCCCTCCCGCTGCAGTACGGCGTTCCGCACGCGGCGCTGAAGCGGCAGATCGTGGAGATGATGGCCGAGCGCGGCGTGGACTGCACCGAGGAGCAGGTCTTCCTCACCACCGGCGCGCAGCAGGGGATGAGCCTGCTCGCCCGCCTGCTGCTGGAGCAGGGCGGCCAGGTGGCGGTCGAGGCCGCCGTGTACGACGGGATCCACGCCGCCGTGCGCCCGCAGAGCCCCCAGATCCTCACCGTCCCCTCCGACGCCGAGGGGATCGACGTCGACGCGCTGGAGGCGATGCTGGAGGCGGGCGCGCGGCCGGCCTTCGTCTACGTGATCCCCGACGGGCACAACCCGCTGGGCGTGTCGATGAGCCTGGAGCGCCGCGTCCGCCTGGCGGAGCTGGCCCGGCGCTGGGAGGTGCCGCTGGTGGAGGACGACGCGTACGGCTTCCTGCGCTACGACGACGCGGCGCTGCCGGCGCTGCGGGCCATCGACCCGGAGTGGGTGCTGTACGTGGGCTCGTTCTCCAAGATCTTCGCCCCCGGCGTGCGCGTGGGGTGGATCGTGGCGCCCCAGGCGCTGGTGTCCATCCTCTCCATCCTGAAGCACGGCAGCGACCTGGACGTGACCACCACGGCGCAGCGCACCCTCTCGGCCTTCCTGGACGCGGGCGCGCTCCCCGAGCACCTGGCCCGCGTCCGCGCCGAGTACCGCGCCCGCCGCGACGCCATGCTGGCCGCCATGGAGCATTGCTTCCCGAAGAGCGTGAGCTGGACGGTGCCGCAGGCCGGGATGTTCGTGTGGGTCACCCTCCCGCCGGGGAAGGACGCGGTGGAGCTCCTCCGCCGCGCGGTGGACGAGGAGCAGGTGGCCTTCGTGCCGGGCGCGGCCTTCTGCGCCCACGACCCGGGCCAGGCCGCCCGCTGCATGCGCCTGTGCTTCGCCAGCATGCCGGTAGAGCGCATCGAGGAAGGGATCGCGCGCCTGGGCCGCCTCCTGGGCGGCACCATCCGCATCGGCGCCGTCCCGCTCGTCTGA
- a CDS encoding ABC transporter permease: MRTGISWLDFKLGARMLVKYPALTLVGGLGMAVAIAIGAALFDVIQAYLDPTIPLDQGERIVAIQSWDAARGHRTHPSLHDFAAWKDEVRSFEPLGAFQPHWRNLVAADGQAEPVQVAEMNAAGFRVARVPPLLGRPLTADDERKGAPPVLVIAWDVWQTRFAGDPHVLGRTLQLGDQRYTVVGVMPKGFAFPMNHHLWAAMREDPADYAEGKSPPVFVFGRMAQGVTPERAQAELTAIGARTAVTAPGTHERLQPRIVPYTYPLLGLDDDGDPAEMHMMQFMVSLLLVVVCANVAILVYARTVTRQGEITVRSALGASRRRIVAQLFVEALVLSAAAAAVGLVLAAVGLKQAHELMLQEMAGGAPFWMKLHLSSTTVIYVAGLTVLAAVIAGVLPAVQATGQQLQSSLRQLGGGTGLRLGKTWTALIILQVAFAVAVLPAAVFTVWDSVRHATFQAGFAADQFLSATVAMDGELPPSAEARQYQADYSARFAGYQAELVRRLKADPGVTAVTVALALPGSEPKSLVEVDGAKGAGAETATGHQARRSRVDAEFFGAFDAPVLSGRGFYEGDFNAASTAVVVNRAFVKQFLGGGNAVGRRVRYVSTRDEPPPPDVEDGRWYEIVGVVRDLPATAMEPGDVEARMYHPLVPGQVYPVSIGVKVGRGSPAAFAGRLREVATALDPALRLHDVLPLDEVYRKSQVATRLTAWALALVTLSVLLLSAAGIYALMSFTVAQRRREIGIRSALGAHPRQIVGAIFSRAVVQLAAGVVVGAVVAALLDLGSGGTLMQGHAAVLLPVVGVLMLLVGLLAAVIPARRGLRIEPTEALRAA; the protein is encoded by the coding sequence ATGAGGACAGGCATCTCCTGGCTGGACTTCAAGCTGGGTGCCCGCATGCTGGTGAAGTATCCCGCCCTGACCCTGGTGGGCGGGCTGGGGATGGCCGTGGCCATCGCCATCGGCGCGGCGCTCTTCGACGTCATCCAGGCGTACCTGGACCCCACGATCCCGCTGGACCAGGGCGAGCGCATCGTGGCCATCCAGAGCTGGGACGCGGCCCGCGGCCACCGCACGCACCCCTCGCTGCACGACTTCGCCGCGTGGAAGGACGAGGTGCGCTCGTTCGAGCCGCTGGGCGCCTTCCAGCCGCACTGGCGCAACCTGGTGGCCGCCGACGGGCAGGCCGAGCCGGTGCAGGTGGCCGAGATGAACGCCGCCGGCTTCCGCGTGGCCCGCGTCCCGCCGCTGCTTGGGCGCCCGCTGACGGCCGACGACGAGCGCAAGGGCGCGCCGCCGGTGCTGGTCATCGCCTGGGACGTGTGGCAGACGCGCTTCGCCGGCGACCCGCACGTGCTGGGGCGCACCCTGCAGCTGGGCGACCAGCGCTACACGGTGGTGGGGGTGATGCCGAAGGGCTTCGCCTTCCCCATGAACCACCATCTCTGGGCCGCCATGCGCGAGGACCCCGCCGACTACGCCGAGGGGAAGTCGCCGCCGGTCTTCGTCTTCGGGCGGATGGCGCAGGGGGTCACCCCCGAGCGCGCGCAGGCCGAGCTCACCGCCATCGGCGCGCGCACCGCCGTGACCGCGCCGGGAACGCACGAGCGCCTGCAGCCCCGCATCGTTCCCTACACCTACCCCCTGCTGGGGCTGGACGACGACGGCGACCCGGCGGAGATGCACATGATGCAGTTCATGGTCAGCCTTCTCCTGGTGGTGGTCTGCGCCAACGTGGCCATCCTGGTCTACGCCCGCACCGTCACCCGCCAGGGCGAGATCACCGTGCGCAGCGCGCTGGGCGCCAGCCGCCGCCGCATCGTGGCGCAGCTCTTCGTGGAGGCGCTGGTGCTCTCGGCCGCGGCCGCCGCGGTGGGGCTGGTGCTGGCCGCCGTGGGGCTGAAGCAGGCGCACGAGCTGATGCTGCAGGAGATGGCCGGCGGCGCGCCCTTCTGGATGAAGCTGCACCTGTCGTCGACGACCGTGATCTACGTCGCGGGGCTGACGGTGCTGGCCGCGGTGATCGCGGGCGTGCTCCCGGCGGTGCAGGCCACCGGGCAGCAGCTGCAGTCCAGCCTCCGCCAGCTGGGCGGCGGCACCGGGCTGCGGCTGGGAAAGACGTGGACGGCGCTCATCATCCTGCAGGTGGCCTTCGCCGTGGCCGTCCTTCCCGCCGCGGTGTTCACCGTGTGGGACTCGGTGCGCCACGCCACCTTCCAGGCCGGCTTCGCCGCCGACCAGTTCCTGAGCGCCACGGTGGCGATGGACGGCGAGCTGCCGCCCAGCGCCGAGGCCAGGCAGTACCAGGCCGACTACTCCGCGCGCTTCGCCGGCTACCAGGCCGAGCTGGTGCGGCGGCTGAAGGCCGATCCGGGCGTAACCGCCGTGACGGTGGCGCTGGCGCTCCCGGGGAGCGAGCCGAAGTCGCTGGTGGAGGTCGACGGCGCGAAGGGTGCCGGCGCGGAGACGGCCACCGGGCACCAGGCCCGCCGCTCGCGCGTGGACGCCGAGTTCTTCGGCGCCTTCGACGCCCCGGTGCTCTCGGGGCGCGGCTTCTACGAGGGCGACTTCAACGCCGCCTCCACCGCGGTGGTGGTGAACCGCGCCTTCGTGAAGCAGTTCCTGGGCGGCGGCAACGCCGTGGGCCGCCGGGTGCGCTACGTGAGCACGCGCGACGAGCCGCCGCCGCCCGACGTGGAGGACGGGCGCTGGTACGAGATCGTGGGCGTGGTGCGCGACCTTCCCGCCACCGCCATGGAGCCGGGCGACGTGGAGGCGCGGATGTACCACCCGCTGGTCCCCGGCCAGGTGTACCCGGTGAGCATCGGGGTGAAGGTGGGGCGCGGCTCGCCGGCCGCCTTCGCCGGACGGCTGCGCGAGGTGGCCACGGCGCTGGACCCGGCGCTGCGGCTGCACGACGTGCTTCCGCTGGACGAAGTGTACCGCAAGAGCCAGGTGGCCACGCGGCTGACGGCGTGGGCGCTGGCGCTGGTCACCCTGAGCGTGCTCCTCCTTTCCGCCGCGGGGATCTACGCGCTGATGTCGTTCACCGTGGCCCAGCGCCGCCGCGAGATCGGCATCCGCTCGGCGCTGGGGGCGCACCCGCGGCAGATCGTGGGCGCCATCTTCAGCCGCGCGGTGGTGCAGCTGGCCGCGGGGGTGGTGGTGGGCGCGGTCGTGGCCGCGCTGCTGGACCTGGGCTCCGGCGGCACGCTGATGCAGGGCCACGCCGCGGTGCTCCTTCCCGTGGTGGGCGTGCTGATGCTGCTGGTGGGCCTCCTGGCCGCGGTCATCCCCGCGCGCCGCGGCCTCCGCATCGAGCCCACCGAGGCCCTCCGCGCGGCGTAA